The Drosophila biarmipes strain raj3 chromosome 2L, RU_DBia_V1.1, whole genome shotgun sequence genome has a window encoding:
- the LOC108032603 gene encoding uncharacterized protein LOC108032603, whose protein sequence is MQHYNNNYYYYYNYNLSYEPPEDRSTGGGGKRGGRRLQQLVRRTRYELQQWPLLMQLLLFVLWLNAKFWQLVNEQVTYRRRRWH, encoded by the coding sequence ATGCAGcactacaacaacaactactactactactacaacTACAACTTGAGCTATGAGCCGCCGGAGGATCGGTCGACGGGCGGCGGGGGGAAGCGGGGCGGACGACGCCTGCAGCAGCTGGTGCGAAGGACGCGGTACGAGCTGCAGCAATGGCCGCTGCTCATGCAGCTGCTCCTGTTCGTCCTGTGGCTAAATGCCAAGTTCTGGCAGCTGGTCAACGAACAGGTCACCTATCGCCGCAGGAGGTGGCACTAA